The Streptococcus oralis DNA window TAGCGATTCAGTTTGAACAACTTAAGAAAAAATTGACGGAAGAAGGTCTATTTCAAGAGAGATTCAAGCAACCTCTTCCCCAGTTTGCTAAGAGAATTGGTGTAGTAACCAGTCGCAGTGGTGCCGTTATTCAGGATATTATCACAACCGTCAGCAGACGTTTTCCTGGTGTTGATATCCTTCTCTATCCGACCAAGGTGCAAGGAGATGGAGCTGCTGAGGAAATAGCGCGGAATATTACGCGTGCCAATCAACGTGAGGACCTAGATGTCCTCATCATTGGTCGTGGTGGGGGTTCTATCGAGGATCTCTGGGCCTTTAACGAAGAGATTGTAGTACGAGCTATTTTTGAATCCCGTTTGCCAATCATTTCTAGTGTGGGGCATGAGACGGATGTAACCTTGGCAGACTTTGTAGCGGATCGCAGAGCTGCGACGCCAACCGCTGCAGCAGAACTGGCAACACCTGTAACTAAGTTGGATCTTTTGACCCATTTGCAAAATCAAGAAAAACGAATGGCAATAGCGGTTCAGAATGTCTTGTCAAGAAAAAAAGAAGTTCTGAAAAAATGCAGTCAGTCAGTCATCTTTAGACAACCAGAGCGCTTATATGATGGCTATTTACAACGGTTGGATCAGCTGCAACTGCGATTAAAACAAAGTTTGCGAACACGGATTTCCGATTGTAAACAGATAGTACAAGTAAGGACTCATCGACTAGTCCAGTCATCACCTGTTACCAAAATCCAACGCTATCAGGATCGGCTTGCTCAGTTGGACAAGCTCCTCCGTAGCCAAATGGCCTTAGTTTATGACGCCAAGGTGGCTGAGGTCAAGCGACTTTCGGAAGCTCTTCTGATGCTGGATACGAGCCGAATTGTGGCCCGTGGTTATGCTATTGTCAAAAAAGAAGAGTCCGTTGTAGATTCGGTTGAGAATTTGAAGAAAAAAGACCAAGTGACGCTTTTGATGCGAGACGGTCAAGTAGAATTAGAGGTTAAGGATGTCAAAACAAAAGAAATTTGAGGAAAATCTAGCAGAACTGGAAACCATTGTCCAAAGTTTGGAAAACGGTGAAATTGCTTTGGAAGATGCAATTGCGGCCTTTCAAAAGGGCATGGTCTTGTCAAAAGAGCTCCAAGCGACTTTGGACAAGGCTGAAAAGACCTTGGTTAAGGTCATGCAAGAAGACGGAACAGAAAGTGATTTTGAATGAAGAAGCAAGAAAAATTAGCTCTTGTTGAGTCGGCTTTGGAAAATTTTTATGGAGACCAGCAGTTTGTCTCTAGTTTGCGAGAGTCCGTTCTCTATTCCATTCATGCTGGTGGCAAGAGAATTCGGCCTTTTCTCTTGTTAGAGGTTCTGGAAGCCTTGCAAGTCGCTATTAAACCAGCACACGCGCAGGTGGCTGCGGCCTTGGAAATGATTCATACAGGGAGCTTGATTCACGATGATCTTCCAGCCATGGATGATGATGATTATCGTCGGGGGCGTTTAACAAATCATAAGAAATTTGGCGAAGCGATGGCAATATTGGCAGGAGATGCTTTGTTCCTAGATCCCTATGCCTTAATAGCGCAGGCGGATTTGCCAAGTAAGATCAAGGTGGATTTGATTGCCAACTTATCCCTTGCTTCAGGAAGTCTAGGCATGGTAGCAGGTCAGGTTTTGGACATGGAGGGCGAACACCAGCATTTGTCCTTGGAAGAACTTCAGACCATTCATGCCAATAAGACTGGAAAATTGCTAGCTTATCCCTTTCAAGCAGCTGCTATCATAGCTGAATTAGCACCAGAAATCCAAGTAAAACTGAAAACAGTTGGTGAATTGATTGGACTGGCCTTTCAAGTTCGAGATGATGTGCTGGATGTGACAGCTAGTTTTGAGGAAATCGGCAAGACTCCACAAAAGGATTTGCAGGCTGAAAAATCAACCTATCCAGCCTTGCTGGGTTTGGAGGAGGCCATTGCCTTTTGTAACAAAACCTTGGATCAAGCTAATGCCAAGTTAGAAGAAATTGCCCAGCAAGTCAGCTTTGAAACAGAGCCGATTGTGAAAGTAGTAGAAAGTTTGAGAATCAATGGCTAAGGAAAGAGTGGATGTACTAGCTTATAAACAGGACTTGTTTGAAACGCGAGAACAGGCCAAGCGCGGTGTCATGGCAGGTCTAGTCGTAGCTGTCCTCAATGGGGAGCGATTTGACAAACCAGGAGAGAAGATCCCAGATGACACTGAACTAAAACTCAAGGGTGAAAAACTCAAGTATGTCAGTCGAGGTGGTCTAAAACTAGAGAAGGCCTTGGAGGTCTTTGATTTGTCAGTCGAGGGAGCGACAACGATTGATATTGGGGCTTCCACTGGAGGATTTACTGACGTCATGTTGCAAAATGGTGCTGAGTTGGTCTTTGCAGTCGATGTTGGCACCAATCAGTTGGCTTGGAAATTACGCCAAGACCCGCGGGTTGTCAGCATGGAGCAGTTTAATTTTCGTTACGCTGAAAAGACTGATTTTGAGCAGGAACCGAGCTTTGCCAGTATTGATGTGAGTTTCATTTCCCTCAGTCTGATTTTGCCTGCTTTGCACCGCGTCTTGGCTGATCAAGGTCAAATTGTAGCTCTGGTTAAGCCCCAGTTTGAAGCAGGTCGTGAGCAGATTGGGAAAAATGGGATTATTCGTGATGCCAAGGTTCATCAGAATGTCCTTGAATCTGTCACTGCTATGGCAGTTGAGCAAGGTTTTTCAGTGCTTGGATTAGACTATTCACCAATCCAAGGTGGACATGGAAACATCGAATTTCTGGCATATTTGAAAAAGGAAGAGGGAGCAAGTAACCAAGTTGCTCCTGAAATAGAAAAAGTTGTAGAGAGAGCACATAGAGAATTTAAAGATGAATAAAAAAGAGAGACTTGAAAAAATTAGAAGATTTGTTACGGATTATCAAATCGGTACTCAGGAAGAAATCGTTGAGCATTTGAAGGAAGCAGGTATTTCTGCTACGCAAGCCACTGTCTCAAGAGACATCAAGGAGCTTGGGATTGTTAAAATTCCTTTGAAGAACAACACCTATATCTATGAGTTGCCAAAATCAATCGTCAAAAGTTTGCAGTTGGCTGAGGACAATATTGTGAGTTCTGAGTTAATGGGAAATATGATCAACCTTGCTGTCATTCCTGGAAATACTATTTTTGTGAAGAGTCAGTTGGTTGAAGCATTTTCTGAACAGATTTTTAGCTGTCTAGCTGATGATGATTCTATCTTAATTGTAGCTAGAACAGCAGAGGCAGCTGAGGAAATTGTTGAACAAGTCAAAAAATGGTAGGTCAGTATGTTACTTGAAATTTCGATAAAAAACTTTGCCATTATTGAAGCGATTTCCCTCAATTTTGAAAAGGGTATGACTGTTTTGACCGGGGAAACGGGTGCTGGAAAGTCTATCATTATCGACGCTATGAATCTCATGTTGGGGGCTCGTGCAACGACAGACGTTATTCGTCACGGTGCGCCAAAAGCAGAGATTGAGGGGCTTTTCTCAGTTGAAAATAGTCGCCTTTTACAGGAACTTTTTGATGAGCAAGGTTTGGAAATGGGTGATGAAATTATCATCCGGCGTGAAATTCTGCAAAATGGTCGTAGTGTTAGTCGCGTGAATGGCCAGATGGTCAATCTTTCTGTCTTGCGTGCTATTGGGCAACACCTTGTGGATATCCATGGTCAGCATGACCAAGAGGAGTTAATGCGTCCTCAACTGCACATCCAGATGTTGGATGAGTTTGGTGATACTGTGTTCTTGGACTTGAAGGAGACCTATCAGACGAGCTTTGATGCCTATCGCAAAATGCGCAAGCAGGTTTTGGAAGTCAAGAAAAACCAGCAGGAACATAAGGCTCGTATTGAGATGTTGGAATTTCAAATGGCAGAGATTGAGGCAGCGAACTTACAGGCTGGTGAAGACTTGGCTCTCAACCAAGAACGAGATAAACTCCTCAATCATAAGAATATTGCGGATACGCTAACCAATGCCTACAGTATGTTGGACAATGAGGAATTCTCCAGTCTTGCTAATGTCCGTTCAGCTATGAATGACATGGAAAGTGTTGAAGAATATGACCCTGAATACCGTGAAATTTCAAGTTCTCTGTCTGAGACCTACTATGTTTTAGAAGATATTACAAAGCGTTTGGAAGATATTATTGAGGACTTAGATTTTGATGGCAATCGCCTCATGCAGGTTGAGAATCGCTTAGACCTTATAAATACTATTACCCGCAAGTACGGTGGGACTGTGGACGATGTCCTGCTTTATTTTGCCAAGATTACGGATGAGTACAATCTCTTGACTGGAAATAATCTTTCTTCTGAAGACATGGAAGCAGAGCTCAAGAAATTGGAAGTTAATCTTGTCGACTTGGCAGGTCAGCTTGCATCTGCTCGTCATGATTTGGCTCAGCAGCTTGAGGCAGAGATTAAACAAGAACTGCAAGACCTCTATATGGAGAAGGCACAATTTCAGGTTCGCTTTAGCAAGGGCAAATTTAGTCGTGAGGGGAATGAAACGGTCGAGTTTTACATTTCCACCAACCCAGGTGAGGACTTTAAGCCTTTGGTCAAAGTTGCATCTGGTGGGGAATTATCCCGCCTCATGCTAGCTATTAAATCCGCCTTTTCTCGTAAGGAAGGTAAGACCAGTATTGTCTTTGATGAGGTGGATACGGGAGTTTCAGGTCGTGTAGCCCAGGCTATTGCTCAAAAGATTCATAAGATTGGCCAGCATGGTCAGGTTCTTGCTATCTCTCACCTTCCACAAGTGATTGCCATCGCGGATTATCAATTCTTTATTGAGAAGATTAGTGATGAGCATTCTACGGTGTCGACGGTTCGTCTCTTGACTATAGAAGAGCGAGTAGAAGAAGTAGCTAAGATGTTGGCTGGGGAAAATGTAACTGAAGCTGCCCTTACCCAAGCCAGAGAATTATTGCAAACGAGGATGAAATAAATGACAGACTATTATGTAATTGGAGATGTCCATGGAAAAGCAGGTATGCTGGAAGATCTTCTCAAAACATGGGATGGTCAAACTCAGTTGCTCTTTCTAGGGGATTTGATTGACCGTGGTGAAGATAGTCGCCGTGTTCTAGAAATGGTCAAAGACTTGGTCGACAATCAAGGAGCTATTTGTTTATCAGGTAATCATGAGTATATGTTTCTGACTTGGCTCGATGACCCAGAAGAAAGCTATGACCATTATCGTCGCAATGGTGGTGATACAACCATTAACTCAATTTTAGGTCGTCCCTTGGATGCACCAGTTGATGGCGTAGAAGATGCCAAACGGGTTGCGACAGAAGCAGCAGACTTGGTCGAATTTATTCGTCAAATGCCATTTGTAGTAGAGACAGACAAGTATATCTTTGTTCATGCGGGTATTGACTTGACCTTGGATGATTGGCATGAAACTACAGATTATAAAAAAGTCTGGCTCAGAAAACCATTCCACGAAGCTGAAAATCATACCGGGAAAACCATTGTCTTTGGGCATACACCAGTTTATGGTTTGCTGAAGCAAGACCGAGGTACTGCTGAGCTTTGGATGACAGAAGATGGCAAGATTGGCATGG harbors:
- a CDS encoding arginine repressor — protein: MNKKERLEKIRRFVTDYQIGTQEEIVEHLKEAGISATQATVSRDIKELGIVKIPLKNNTYIYELPKSIVKSLQLAEDNIVSSELMGNMINLAVIPGNTIFVKSQLVEAFSEQIFSCLADDDSILIVARTAEAAEEIVEQVKKW
- a CDS encoding metallophosphoesterase family protein, with the protein product MTDYYVIGDVHGKAGMLEDLLKTWDGQTQLLFLGDLIDRGEDSRRVLEMVKDLVDNQGAICLSGNHEYMFLTWLDDPEESYDHYRRNGGDTTINSILGRPLDAPVDGVEDAKRVATEAADLVEFIRQMPFVVETDKYIFVHAGIDLTLDDWHETTDYKKVWLRKPFHEAENHTGKTIVFGHTPVYGLLKQDRGTAELWMTEDGKIGMDGGAVYGGVLHGIVFTEQGMTEHHFIENDGFIAED
- the recN gene encoding DNA repair protein RecN; translated protein: MLLEISIKNFAIIEAISLNFEKGMTVLTGETGAGKSIIIDAMNLMLGARATTDVIRHGAPKAEIEGLFSVENSRLLQELFDEQGLEMGDEIIIRREILQNGRSVSRVNGQMVNLSVLRAIGQHLVDIHGQHDQEELMRPQLHIQMLDEFGDTVFLDLKETYQTSFDAYRKMRKQVLEVKKNQQEHKARIEMLEFQMAEIEAANLQAGEDLALNQERDKLLNHKNIADTLTNAYSMLDNEEFSSLANVRSAMNDMESVEEYDPEYREISSSLSETYYVLEDITKRLEDIIEDLDFDGNRLMQVENRLDLINTITRKYGGTVDDVLLYFAKITDEYNLLTGNNLSSEDMEAELKKLEVNLVDLAGQLASARHDLAQQLEAEIKQELQDLYMEKAQFQVRFSKGKFSREGNETVEFYISTNPGEDFKPLVKVASGGELSRLMLAIKSAFSRKEGKTSIVFDEVDTGVSGRVAQAIAQKIHKIGQHGQVLAISHLPQVIAIADYQFFIEKISDEHSTVSTVRLLTIEERVEEVAKMLAGENVTEAALTQARELLQTRMK
- a CDS encoding TlyA family RNA methyltransferase; amino-acid sequence: MAKERVDVLAYKQDLFETREQAKRGVMAGLVVAVLNGERFDKPGEKIPDDTELKLKGEKLKYVSRGGLKLEKALEVFDLSVEGATTIDIGASTGGFTDVMLQNGAELVFAVDVGTNQLAWKLRQDPRVVSMEQFNFRYAEKTDFEQEPSFASIDVSFISLSLILPALHRVLADQGQIVALVKPQFEAGREQIGKNGIIRDAKVHQNVLESVTAMAVEQGFSVLGLDYSPIQGGHGNIEFLAYLKKEEGASNQVAPEIEKVVERAHREFKDE
- a CDS encoding exodeoxyribonuclease VII small subunit yields the protein MSKQKKFEENLAELETIVQSLENGEIALEDAIAAFQKGMVLSKELQATLDKAEKTLVKVMQEDGTESDFE
- the xseA gene encoding exodeoxyribonuclease VII large subunit codes for the protein MEKYLSVTTLTKYLKMKFDKDPYLERVYLTGQVSNFRKRPTHQYFSLKDNHAVIQATIWSGIYQKLGFDLEEGMKINVIGRVQVYEPSGSYSIIIEKAEPDGVGALAIQFEQLKKKLTEEGLFQERFKQPLPQFAKRIGVVTSRSGAVIQDIITTVSRRFPGVDILLYPTKVQGDGAAEEIARNITRANQREDLDVLIIGRGGGSIEDLWAFNEEIVVRAIFESRLPIISSVGHETDVTLADFVADRRAATPTAAAELATPVTKLDLLTHLQNQEKRMAIAVQNVLSRKKEVLKKCSQSVIFRQPERLYDGYLQRLDQLQLRLKQSLRTRISDCKQIVQVRTHRLVQSSPVTKIQRYQDRLAQLDKLLRSQMALVYDAKVAEVKRLSEALLMLDTSRIVARGYAIVKKEESVVDSVENLKKKDQVTLLMRDGQVELEVKDVKTKEI
- a CDS encoding polyprenyl synthetase family protein, whose protein sequence is MKKQEKLALVESALENFYGDQQFVSSLRESVLYSIHAGGKRIRPFLLLEVLEALQVAIKPAHAQVAAALEMIHTGSLIHDDLPAMDDDDYRRGRLTNHKKFGEAMAILAGDALFLDPYALIAQADLPSKIKVDLIANLSLASGSLGMVAGQVLDMEGEHQHLSLEELQTIHANKTGKLLAYPFQAAAIIAELAPEIQVKLKTVGELIGLAFQVRDDVLDVTASFEEIGKTPQKDLQAEKSTYPALLGLEEAIAFCNKTLDQANAKLEEIAQQVSFETEPIVKVVESLRING